The DNA window AGGGCGGCGTGGGCAGCTATGCGACGGAGGGCCTGGTGCGCAGCGGCATCGGCCACCTGACGCTGGTGGACCACGACGACGTCTGCGTCACCAACACCAACCGCCAGCTCCACGCGACGGTGAAGGGCGTGGGCAAGTCCAAGGCGGAGCTGATGGCGCAGCGCTGCCGGGAAATCAATCCGATGGCGCGCATCGAGGCCGTGCGCGAGTTCTACCGTGAGGAAGTCGCCGAGCAGATGCTGCAAGCCGGCCAGTACGACTTCGTGGTGGACGCCATCGACAACGTGAAGGCGAAGCTGCACCTCCTGCACCGCTGCGTGTCGCTGGGCATCCCCGTGGTCAGCTCCATGGGCGCCGCCGCGCGGCTGGACCCCACGGCCATTCGCGTGGAGGACCTGTCCGAGACGCACATGGACCCGTTCGCCAAGGACATCCGCAAGCTGCTCAAGCGCAAGTACGGCGTGGAGACGGACCGGCACACGGGCATCACCGCCGTCTACTCCATCGAGGCGCGGCGGATGCCGGTGCCCCTCAACTACGACGACGCCACTGACGGCTTCCTCTGCGTGTGCCCGCAGGACAACGACTTCCACACGTGTGACCACCGCACGCAAATCGACGGCAGCGTG is part of the Myxococcus landrumus genome and encodes:
- a CDS encoding tRNA threonylcarbamoyladenosine dehydratase, with the protein product MNPQPPPPAPSENETSPATAAVSSDANGSLARPFKLSRRFDRTGRLLGDTAMERLANARVVVFGQGGVGSYATEGLVRSGIGHLTLVDHDDVCVTNTNRQLHATVKGVGKSKAELMAQRCREINPMARIEAVREFYREEVAEQMLQAGQYDFVVDAIDNVKAKLHLLHRCVSLGIPVVSSMGAAARLDPTAIRVEDLSETHMDPFAKDIRKLLKRKYGVETDRHTGITAVYSIEARRMPVPLNYDDATDGFLCVCPQDNDFHTCDHRTQIDGSVSFVTSCFGMNAAGVVIRRLASTR